The Arctopsyche grandis isolate Sample6627 chromosome 5, ASM5162203v2, whole genome shotgun sequence genome includes a window with the following:
- the LOC143912078 gene encoding acyl-CoA Delta-9 desaturase — translation MVEESSTEKALNRREANWPNVLFFIHIHLLSLHGLYLAFTDARLFTNIFCLFLVLCGLLGATCGAHRLWAHATYQANFGLKILLMILQTLVGQGSIYDWVVDHRLHHAHYGTDGDPYNCQKGFTFAHIYTHLQSLSPRQQKLTTEIDVSDLEKDSVVMFQKRFYWILYPIIFLLLPINAPVDYWGDSIMNSVFIMGFLRYALVINGSWLINSASIVWGLNPEDKNPAESNLVFVLNKSYWPQYHYLLPWDYKCGEFGSYGSGCSTNFIRVWAALGWATGLRTMEPDAIKGALSNFVSSGRTIVDCLKEAENLHPPAQDHFLSKSTAFN, via the exons ATGGTCGAAGAATCGAGCACTGAAAAGGCGCTGAACAGAAGAGAAGCAAATTGGCCAAATGTTCTATTCTTCATACACATTCACTTACTGTCCTTGCATGGATTATATTTAGCTTTCACAGACGCCAGACTCTTCACAAACATTTTCT GTTTGTTCCTGGTGTTATGTGGATTGCTTGGGGCTACTTGTGGAGCTCACAGACTATGGGCACATGCTACATATCAAGCCAATTTTGGGCTAAAAATATTACTGATGATTTTGCAGACCCTCGTTGGACAG GGTAGTATATACGACTGGGTAGTGGATCATAGATTACACCATGCTCATTATGGTACAGATGGTGATCCTTATAACTGTCAAAAAGGATTCACTTTTGCACACATATACACTCACCTTCAGTCTTTAAGCCCACGTCAGCAAAAATTGACTACTGAAATAGATGTATCTGACTTAGAAAAAGACTCAGTGGTCATGTTCCAAAAGAG GTTTTATTGGATTCTatatccaataatatttttacttttacctATCAACGCTCCTGTTGATTATTGGGGTGATAGTATCATGAATTCAGTATTCATTATGGGATTTTTGAGATATGCACTTGTAATTAATGGTTCTTGGTTAATCAATAGTGCTTCTATTGTATGGGGTCTTAATCCTGAAGACAA AAATCCAGCTGAATCAAACCTAGTATTTGTATTAAACAAGAGTTACTGGCCACAGTATCATTATCTTTTGCCTTGGGATTATAAATGTGGAGAATTTGGATCATACG gtTCTGGATGCTCCACTAATTTTATTAGAGTATGGGCTGCTTTAGGCTGGGCCACTGGATTGAGGACTATGGAACCAGACGCTATCAAAGGAGCATTATCTAATTTTGTATCATCAGGCCGCACGATTGTTGATTGCTTAAAAGAAGCTGAAAATCTTCATCCTCCGGCCCAAGACCATTTTCTAAGCAAAAGCACTGCATTTAATTGA
- the LOC143912255 gene encoding acyl-CoA Delta-9 desaturase-like, whose protein sequence is MMAPDSTSNGTQARLIETMIDTPIYPKEHVNNAGVQQSEDQIFKSDQIGSNLTHRNVNNTESTNCDNNESLQNDVSTESKNFKSEIRWPDLIVQIFLHLGCAYGLYLILTTARFYTSLFAFGTIYTSGFGITAGAHRLWSHRAYKAKWPLRLLLVFLFTITGQRDVYTWALDHRVHHKYSETDSDPHDARRGFFFSHVGWLVLTPHPDVIERRRNVDMSDLEADPIVMWQKRLYIPLFAILNIGLPVLLPVWLWQEALWVSFWVNFNCRFTVTLNIAFFVNSVAHMWGQKPYDKHISPVENLAVAIAALGEGWHNYHHVFPWDYKTSELGSYSFNITTAFIDFFAKVGWAYDRKSVSPTMIARRAERCGDGSYPLDHHDPNVVPVWGYGDKDIPHEDLIELENMGEHSEK, encoded by the exons ATGATGGCACCTGATTCTACGAGCAACGGCACCCAAGCGCGCCTGATTGAAACTATGATCGACACACCAATTTATCCTAAAGAGCATGTGAACAATGCTGGAGTGCAACAGTCCGAGGACCAAATTTTTAAAAGTGACCAGATCGGCAGCAATTTAACACACCGCAATGTAAATAATACCGAGTCAACGAACTGTGATAATAACGAAAGCCTTCAGAATGATGTTTCGACTGAATCTAAAAATTTCAAGTCCGAAATTAGATGGCCCGATCTCATCGTACAGATATTTTTGCATCTTGGATGTGCCTACGGTTTATACTTAATATTGACCACTGCTAGATTTTACACTTCACTTTTTG CGTTTGGAACAATTTACACATCTGGTTTTGGCATCACTGCTGGAGCTCACCGTCTGTGGTCTCATCGAGCCTACAAAGCTAAGTGGCCTTTGAGGCTTCTGTTGGTGTTTTTGTTTACGATTACGGGCCAG CGTGATGTATATACTTGGGCGTTGGATCATCGCGTCCATCACAAGTATAGTGAGACTGACTCGGATCCTCACGATGCACGTCGAGGGTTTTTCTTCTCTCATGTTGGGTGGTTAGTACTGACTCCTCACCCAGATGTGATTGAACGCCGACGTAACGTAGACATGTCGGATTTGGAAGCCGACCCAATTGTTATGTGGCAAAAGAg GCTATATATACCCCTATTTGCAATTCTCAATATTGGACTACCAGTTTTGTTGCCAGTTTGGTTATGGCAGGAGGCTTTGTGGGTCAGTTTTTGGGTGAATTTCAATTGCCGTTTCACTGTTACACTTAATATTGCATTTTTCGTTAATAGTGTTGCTCATATGTGGGGTCAAAAACCATATGACAA acATATTAGCCCAGTAGAAAATTTGGCTGTTGCTATAGCAGCTCTTGGCGAAGGTTGGCATAACTATCATCATGTGTTCCCATGGGATTATAAAACTAGCGAGTTAGGGTCTTACTCATTCAATATCACCACTGCATTTATCGACTTCTTTGCAAAAGTCGGTTGGGCATATGATA gaAAATCAGTATCTCCTACAATGATAGCTCGTCGTGCTGAAAGGTGCGGTGATGGTAGTTACCCACTTGATCATCACGATCCAAATGTTGTTCCAGTGTGGGGATATGGTGATAAAGATATACCACATGAAGATTTGATCGAATTAGAGAACATGGGTGAACattctgaaaaataa